GATCCCGCCGTCGATGTCACGCCGCTCATCCGCGCCCACATGGAGGCCCAACTCCGCCAGGTGCGGGCTCTCGACCTGAGAGAACGTGTTCAGCAGAGGATTTGGACGGCGGTGGAAGAAGCCGTGACTGCCACTGGCCTCGCGCCCCGTGTGGCCAACGCGGTGTGGGATGCCTTCTTCGGGCGGAGCGTCACCCCGCGCTACTATCGGCCGCTTGCCGACGTGAGCCCGGCGACCGCGACCAACGATCTCGCTGCGGCGGTTGCGGCCGGTTTCCTGCGCCCGGAAGGCAAAGCCAGATCACGGAGGTATCGAGCCGGAGACGGTCTCTATCCTCGGATCGGGGCAGCGCTCGGAGTGCGGGTCGACGAGTCGGGGGACCTGGCAAGAGCGATCATCATCGGCGAACTGACTAAGCGCGTCGCCTCAGAGAGGTCGAAGTAGACCGCTGATCCAGAACTCCGTCAGCGCGTGCGGCGCCTCCCCGATTTCCGGCGGGGGGCGTGGGCGCGGAGCCAGCGCGTCGCGTCCGGCGTCGCCCGCCACGCCTCGCCGAGCTCCGCCTCGCAGCTCACGGCTTCCTCCCGGCTGCCCGGGGCGTAGCTGGCGGGGTCGGGGCCAGGCCATTCGCTTTCACCCGCGAGGAACTGCGGCACGTGGCGGTTGGTCCGGAGCGCCTCGCGCAGGCGCTCGCGCGCGGCACGGCTGTCGCCCTCGCGCCGGAAGACCGAGAGGGCGCGGCCGTAGCGCCAGCGGTCGGCTCGTCGCCGAACTGGTCGAGGAGCGTGGCGACTTCCGCATCGCGCGCGCCGAGCAGGAGCGCGGCGAGGAGCGAGTAGCGCACGCCCTGATTGTCGCCGGGATTGAGCCGGAGCAGCTCGCGGTAGTGCTCGATGGCCTCCTTGCGCCGGTCGAGAGCCTCCAGGCACCGGGCGAGGCCGAACCGCGCGCGCATGTACGGCCGGGTCCGGACGATCCCCCAGAAGTGGCCTGCCTCCTGCGCGAACAGGTCCGACCCCAGCGCGCGTTCGCCAGCCGCCACGCCCGCCTCGTAGAGGGTCCGGGCCTCCTCCGGGTGGCGGCTCTCCTCGGCCAGCATGACGTAGGCGTCGGCGCAGTCGGCCGACAGCTCGAGCGCCTTGCGGGCGAGCTGGATCCGGCGGCGCCCGCGCGCCTCGAACGCCCGGTACATCAGGTCCTGTGCCTTTTCCAACGGGGTGGTCGCGGTGGACGGCAGCTCATCGATCGGCCCTGAGAACCGCCGGTGGAGGGCCGCGTTGGCCTCGTTCAGGGACTCGAACATCGAAGTCTGTGCGAAGCGCTCGACCTCGGCCATCACGCGCTCCATGGCCCGGCGGTCCGGCGGCCCCGGCTGCCGCGGGGGCGGTGCGTCGAGCGGCGCGAGCAGTTCGGGGATCGCGAGCGTAGCCGCCCGCGGACCCTCGTGGGTCCGCACCTCGCGACTCCAGCGGCCGCTGTCGATCTCCGCCTCGGTGCTTTGCGCCAGCGCGAGGAGGAGGGCTTCCAGGTCGGCGAGCTCGGCCGCGCGGGGCCGACGGAGCCGGCCATCCGGACCGAACCACATCGTGACGGGGTAGGCCGACGGGCCGGCCACGGGCAGGTGGTGCTCCTCCCAGAGATCGACATCGCCGAACGGCATGTCCGGGAGCGGGCCGTAGAGCACGGCCCACTTGCCGCGGCCGCTCAGGAAGGCCTCGGGCTCGAGGCTGGCCTGGAGGGCCTCGAACTCCTTCGGGCTTGCGAAGAAGCCGAGTCCGAAGGTGCGGCCGCCGGCGCCGAGCACCGTGACGTGCCTGAGGCCGGGAGCGACGGCGGGCGCCTCGACGTGGATGAGATCCGCGTCGCTGAGGTACCGCCAGGGCGCGGCCTGGTAGAAGTCGTGCGCGGCGGCGGCGAACGCCCGCATCCGCTCGACCGTCACACCCGGCGCGTCGAGCGCGTCGGGCGGCGTCGGGGCGTCGTCGACCTGTCGTGCCATCTGCCGGACCATCTGGTGGACGGCCGGGAGCCCGTCGCGCACGCTCACCGCGAGCTCGGAGTCGGCCAGCGCGGCGGCGAGCTGGGCGCCCAGAGCCTCATCGGCCACCTCCAGGCGGGCGGGCCGGCACCGGGCGAACTTGAATCCGAGGTCGGCCAGGGACTGGAGCGCGAGCGTCGAGTCGGGCGCGGCGTCTGCCGTCTCGAGCTGGACGTTCACCAGGCCCGTCGCGAGACTCACCCACACCGCTGCCCACGGACGGCGCAGAGCGCCGTCCGGCTCTTCGAGCCATGCCCGCACGCGGACCAGGCCGCCCTGCCAGACTTCCTCGGAGCGGCGCGGGAGCCGTTTGAAGCGGTCGATGACCAGTGACGGGATCGGCGGCATCGGTGCTCTCCCCAGGGAGCCAGCACTTCCTGTGACGACCGGATGTTACCCCGGGGCGAGGCCCTTTCGCGCGTAGAGTTGTGGACCCGGTCCTTCCGCTCGGCGAGCTCGTCGTACACGCACCGCGTGTTCAGCGTCACGGCGAGACGCCGAAGAGGTCGCGGCCGCTTGGTGATAGAAGTGCCCTCGGCATCCGCGATGGCGCGTCCGTGACGTTCGTCGGAGGGCCAAGATGCGTGCGCGCAGCCGCCGTCACGCGGCGTCGCGGTCGCGCTCCCGCTGACCTTACCTCCCCATGGGTGACTTTCCTGCCGAACGCTCTTGAGGCGCCCGGCGTGGGCACACGACGACCCGTCACCATTTCCCTCCCGCCGCAGCTCCTCAAAGATGCCGAGCGGATCGCCGCGCAGGAGAATCGCACGAAGTCGGAGCTGCTCCGAGAGGCGCTCCGCTTCTACATTGACACGAGCGAGGTTCGGAGGCGCGCGACACGCGAGCGGCTGTTCGCCTTCGTCGACGGAGTGCAGTCACGAACGAAGGGGATTGAGCCTCGTGGCATTCGGAAGCTGGTCCGCGAGGCGGTCGACGCGGCTCGCCGCACGCGGCGGCGTGCCACTGCGTGAGGGCCGCGCCGGTTACTGGCGCAAGGGCAAGCAAACTTATGAGCGAGAACATCAGGTACACGGTCGAACCTCTCGGAAGGCTCAAGGTCGTTCCTGACTTCCTTCCTCGCCCCGAGGACCTGGTCTTTCGGGACGAAGGGGTCAAGGTGAGTGAACCGGGTGTACCCTTAGCCACGGTGTATGCGATGGTGACTGACCGTGACTCCCTTCAAGGAAGGAGACCGCGATGGCGGTGAAGAAAGTTCCCGAGGGGCACAACCGCGTCTCGCCCTACCTGATCGTCGACGGCGCCGAGCGCGCGCTCGACTTCTACAAGAAGGCGTTCGGCGCCGTCGAGCTGTTCCGGCACAAGGCGCCGACCGGGAAGCTCGGCCATGCCGAGGTGCGGATCGGCGACACCGTCGTCATGCTCGCCGACGTTCATCCGGACTTTGACGCGCACGGCCCGGCGCACTACGGCGGCTCGCCGATCAGCCTGCACATGTACGTCGAGGACGTCGATGCCGTGGCGCGCCAGGCGATCGCTGCGGGAGCGAAGGTCAAGCGGCCGGTCGCCGACCAGTTCTACGGCGACCGGCTGGGAACGTTCGAGGACCCGTTTGGCCACACGTGGCACATCTCGACGCACATCGAGGACGTGTCGGGCGAGGAGCTCGACCGCCGCGCGAAGGCGGCGATAGCGCAACACCAGAGGCGCTAGCGGCTACCCGGCGTAGATCTTCTCCGCTTTCGGCCGCTTCGCAACCGATTCACCTCGCCCCGGAGACTGGTAGGAAAGGGTGGCACCTTAGGCCTTGAGGAATGCCAGCAGGTCGGCGTTGAGCCGGGCCTTGTGCGTGTCGGTCAGGCCGTGGGGTGCGCCTGCATAGACCTTCAGGGTCGCGTTCTTGACGAGTTTCGATGAGGCGAGAGCCGCGGCGCCGATCGGCACGATCTGGTCGTCGTCGCCGTGAAGGATCAGCGTCGGCACGTCGAACTTTTTGAGGTCCTCGGTGAAGTCCGTCTCGGAGAAGGCCTTGACGCAATCTAGCGCGTTCTTGTGACCGGCCTGCATCCCC
This genomic interval from Candidatus Methylomirabilota bacterium contains the following:
- a CDS encoding ribbon-helix-helix domain-containing protein; this translates as MGTRRPVTISLPPQLLKDAERIAAQENRTKSELLREALRFYIDTSEVRRRATRERLFAFVDGVQSRTKGIEPRGIRKLVREAVDAARRTRRRATA
- a CDS encoding VOC family protein, producing MAVKKVPEGHNRVSPYLIVDGAERALDFYKKAFGAVELFRHKAPTGKLGHAEVRIGDTVVMLADVHPDFDAHGPAHYGGSPISLHMYVEDVDAVARQAIAAGAKVKRPVADQFYGDRLGTFEDPFGHTWHISTHIEDVSGEELDRRAKAAIAQHQRR